One Acetobacter oryzoeni genomic window, GACACACAACTGTTCCGCGCTCTTGATCCTGATACGTTAATGGTCCGCCTTGTGTGTGCTGATGCACCCATTGCAAGGCTTTACCCATATCCAGCCGCAGCACGTGGTGCAGCCCTTGGCTAATACGATCCTGCCGTTCCTGATCTGAAAGATGGCGGCACGTTCCGGGGTAACACAAACTACCATCTGGAGCCGTATGAGGTGCTGAGAATATGGCAGCACTTTCACGCATGATATCAGACCGCGTGCAAAAACAGGGATACAGCACCCCCATTGCATTCAATGTTGCCAACGTAGCCTGATACGCTGGCATATTGGCTGATTGCCTTAAAACGGGCCGCCCAGAGTGCAACCCCAACCATTCCAGATCTTCCAGAATGGCGGGAATAAATGCAGGTTTGCAGCGTTGGATATCAATGTCCTCCAGCCGCACAAACCATTCTCCATCCGGCTGCGCCTTTTGCCAGCCATACAAAGCCGAGGCCACATGCCCCAGATGCAGAAAGCCCGTGGGGCTGGGGGCAAAGCGTGTGATCCATCGCGCAGGATTTATTTGACTATTATGTAATAAATTGTTCATGTTTTTCGTGAAACTATTACTAAAATCTAAAAAGAGGCACCAAACAGACAGCCGTTTTGTTGCCTCCCTCCAGAACCTCTGCAATACTGCATGCAGTAATTACCTCGACGACGCACCTTTTGCAGGCAATCGGCTCCGAGTTTTACGATCGCAGAAAGATGCGCCCTCGAAGATAAGCCGAGGAGACAAGTCTTGCCTGACGGTAGTACCCTCAACTTTCCTGCATTGGTTCTCAATGCAGATTTCCGGCCTCTCTCCTACTACCCTCTTTCCCTATGGGCATGGCAGGATGCCATTAAAGCTGTGTGGCTGGATCGGGTTTCTGTGCTGAGTGAATACGATACCGAAGTTCATTCTCCGCATCATACTATCCGCCTCCCCAGTGTGATTGCCTTAAAAGATTATATTCCAGCAGCACGTAAGCCAGCCTTCACCCGCTTTAATGTTTTTCTGCGTGATAATTTTTCCTGCCAGTATTGTGGTGAACGCCACCCTACGCAGGAACTCACGTTTGATCACGTTATCCCACGTTGCAAAGGTGGCAAAACAAGCTGGGAAAATATTGTAACCGCATGCGGATGCTGCAATCTGCGCAAAGGTTCGCACCTTCCGCATGTTATTGGCATGTTGCCGCGGCATCGGCCAGAACGCCCCTCATCCTGGCAGTTGCAGGAAAACGGGCGTGCCTTTCCGCCTAACTACCTGCATGAGAGCTGGCGCGATTATCTGTATTGGGACACTGAACTGGAAAACTGATCAGGCAGCCGCTTTTCAGCGCGTATAGCTGTAGCCGTATTCATCTGCCAGTTTCTGAAGATCCGGGGCATCTTTCAGGTTCAGCGGAATCGGCTTTGCGTTTTTCTCACCAAACATAAAGCCGTGGTTGGTCATACGCTGGCATGTATTGGCAGCAAGCGGAAAGCTAAGATACATCGGCCCGGCCATTTGCTTGCGCAGGCAGGTAATATCCGTATCAACCAATGGCAGACGCCCAACCTCGGAAGAGCAGCCACCCAGCAGGGCTAGGCCTACCGCTACAAACCCAAGGCGTAATGTATTTTTCATCTGCATAACGGATCAGCCACCTTGCTTCAGCATATCTTGCAGCGGCTGCTGGCCGCGCTGATGTGTCATTCGGAAATATGCATACTGCCAGTTTCTACCTACCTCAGCTAGACAGGGAACATCACGCCCCCTGTCTGCCAGCCGCATGGCAGAACCGGCTTAAATACCAAGATCCGCTTTTAGCTTACTTCGTAGCCTGCGCCACGGATTGCGTTCTGCAGGGAAGAAACGCCAGCCCGAGTTGGATCATACGTTACTTTCACTTCACGCGTTGCCAGATTAACATCTGTGGCTTCTACACCATCAATAGCAGCAAGGGCGCGCTTGATAGCAGACACACAGC contains:
- a CDS encoding HNH endonuclease, which produces MPDGSTLNFPALVLNADFRPLSYYPLSLWAWQDAIKAVWLDRVSVLSEYDTEVHSPHHTIRLPSVIALKDYIPAARKPAFTRFNVFLRDNFSCQYCGERHPTQELTFDHVIPRCKGGKTSWENIVTACGCCNLRKGSHLPHVIGMLPRHRPERPSSWQLQENGRAFPPNYLHESWRDYLYWDTELEN
- a CDS encoding heavy-metal-associated domain-containing protein, with amino-acid sequence MTQTTASFMVDGMSCDGCVSAIKRALAAIDGVEATDVNLATREVKVTYDPTRAGVSSLQNAIRGAGYEVS
- the gluQRS gene encoding tRNA glutamyl-Q(34) synthetase GluQRS — its product is MNNLLHNSQINPARWITRFAPSPTGFLHLGHVASALYGWQKAQPDGEWFVRLEDIDIQRCKPAFIPAILEDLEWLGLHSGRPVLRQSANMPAYQATLATLNAMGVLYPCFCTRSDIMRESAAIFSAPHTAPDGSLCYPGTCRHLSDQERQDRISQGLHHVLRLDMGKALQWVHQHTQGGPLTYQDQERGTVVCHPELFGDVVLARKDIPASYHLCVTHDDAAQGVTLVTRGEDLRPATDLHRVLQTLMGWSVPLYSFHPLLCNAEGRRLAKRDGALAVRAMREAGLSAEDVRCKAGFPHIFER